Proteins from a genomic interval of Croceicoccus naphthovorans:
- a CDS encoding sensor histidine kinase — MHRLATFDVSSSFESPAARLGAQALFGLLCARIMIAVRSGLDTFAPTSGPFALVYPTVLIATLFGHWRGGMVAYLFSLFWAWWFVLPTVGSFQFEVPTDPARVAINALAVAIIAVLAEAFRRAVQTGAAAREAEIERRGMLMVELEHRTKNNFALVASLLELQKRRSADEAVVQALDQATGRVHTFARAYSNLVDTQGEGSSVEMDGYLSDVCARVTEGAFHDRVDVTWEVDSCTLRRQVAVAIGLFVNEALTNCAKYAFPDGREGRVEIRFTSSDADTWSLTIRDNGIGAGGAPTSDGKGGMGAGLMQAFARQAMGQYSVEPQEGGHCVRLASGA, encoded by the coding sequence ATGCATCGTCTGGCTACGTTTGATGTCAGTTCCAGTTTCGAATCGCCCGCCGCCCGGCTGGGCGCGCAGGCGCTGTTCGGGCTGCTTTGTGCGCGGATCATGATTGCGGTGCGGTCGGGTCTCGACACGTTTGCGCCGACGTCGGGTCCCTTTGCGCTGGTCTATCCGACCGTGCTGATCGCCACCCTGTTCGGGCACTGGCGCGGCGGGATGGTCGCCTATTTGTTCAGCTTATTCTGGGCGTGGTGGTTCGTGCTGCCCACGGTCGGATCGTTCCAGTTCGAAGTGCCGACCGACCCAGCGCGCGTTGCGATCAATGCTTTGGCCGTCGCCATCATCGCGGTGCTGGCAGAGGCTTTCCGCCGCGCGGTACAAACCGGGGCCGCTGCGCGAGAGGCGGAGATCGAGCGGCGCGGCATGCTGATGGTTGAATTGGAGCATCGCACCAAGAACAACTTCGCCCTGGTCGCCAGCCTGCTGGAACTGCAAAAACGCCGCAGCGCGGACGAGGCCGTGGTTCAGGCACTGGATCAGGCGACGGGTCGGGTTCACACTTTCGCGCGCGCCTATTCCAACCTTGTCGACACTCAGGGCGAGGGCAGCAGCGTCGAGATGGATGGCTATCTCAGCGATGTCTGCGCCCGGGTGACCGAAGGTGCGTTTCACGACCGCGTGGATGTCACGTGGGAAGTCGATTCGTGCACCTTGCGGCGGCAGGTCGCGGTCGCCATCGGCCTGTTCGTGAACGAGGCGCTGACCAATTGCGCGAAATACGCGTTCCCGGATGGGCGCGAAGGGCGGGTTGAAATCCGTTTCACTAGTTCGGATGCCGATACATGGTCGCTGACCATCCGCGACAACGGGATCGGTGCGGGCGGCGCGCCCACATCCGACGGCAAGGGCGGCATGGGCGCGGGCCTGATGCAGGCCTTTGCGCGGCAGGCGATGGGACAATATTCGGTTGAACCGCAGGAAGGCGGCCATTGCGTCCGCCTGGCGAGCGGGGCCTGA
- a CDS encoding leucyl aminopeptidase — MKIRFAPSAPADAGIVARIVNLDAMPAGLPATVTEGAAASRFAGKPGQVFDGFGEVDGKVRRLALAGAGKADAEGRLANLEKAGATLTAKYLTSGESSLTIDFTDTGLSTREAAAVLMGARLRSWRIDTYRTRLKDEQKPTLTEVVAVGAPDGTEAAWDDAAAVALGVEYARELVSEPGNVIFPESFVERCKARLDGLGVEITVLDVAEMEKLGMGALLGVGQGSTRPSRLLAMHWKGGNDHDAPLALVGKGVTFDSGGISIKPGAGMEDMKFDMGGAAAVAGTMLTLATRKAKANVVGVVGLVENMPDGNAQRPGDVVTSMSGQTIEVINTDAEGRLVLCDALTWTQQTFKPARIIDLATLTGAILISLGHEHAGMFTNDDTLAGDIDDAGKRTGDTVWRFPLGAAYDKMLDSPIADMKNIGGRLAGSITAAQFLKRFIETDTPWAHLDIAGTVWTDKPGATWEKGASGFGVRLLDDLVRTTIQS; from the coding sequence ATGAAGATCCGTTTCGCCCCCTCCGCCCCCGCAGATGCCGGGATCGTTGCCCGCATCGTCAACCTCGACGCCATGCCCGCCGGATTGCCCGCCACCGTGACCGAGGGCGCGGCCGCATCGCGCTTCGCCGGAAAGCCGGGTCAGGTCTTCGACGGGTTCGGCGAAGTCGACGGCAAAGTCCGCCGGCTGGCGCTGGCCGGTGCGGGCAAGGCCGATGCCGAGGGGCGTCTGGCCAACCTTGAAAAAGCGGGCGCGACGCTGACCGCCAAGTACCTGACATCTGGCGAAAGCAGCCTGACCATCGATTTCACCGATACCGGCCTGTCCACCCGCGAAGCCGCCGCCGTCCTGATGGGCGCGCGGCTGCGCAGCTGGCGCATCGATACCTATCGCACCCGCCTGAAGGACGAGCAGAAGCCGACCCTGACGGAAGTGGTTGCAGTGGGTGCGCCCGATGGCACCGAAGCCGCGTGGGACGATGCCGCGGCCGTGGCGCTGGGCGTCGAATATGCGCGCGAACTGGTGTCGGAACCGGGCAACGTGATCTTCCCCGAAAGCTTTGTCGAACGCTGCAAGGCGCGGCTTGACGGGCTGGGCGTGGAGATCACCGTACTCGACGTGGCCGAGATGGAGAAGCTGGGCATGGGCGCGCTGCTGGGCGTTGGACAGGGTTCGACCCGTCCGTCGCGCTTGCTGGCCATGCACTGGAAGGGCGGCAACGATCACGATGCGCCGCTGGCGCTGGTGGGTAAGGGCGTGACCTTCGATTCGGGCGGCATCAGCATCAAGCCGGGCGCGGGCATGGAGGACATGAAGTTCGACATGGGCGGCGCCGCGGCGGTCGCGGGCACGATGCTGACGCTCGCCACGCGCAAGGCCAAGGCCAACGTCGTCGGCGTGGTCGGGTTGGTCGAGAATATGCCGGACGGCAATGCGCAGCGCCCCGGTGACGTGGTGACCAGCATGTCGGGCCAGACGATCGAGGTGATCAACACCGACGCCGAGGGCCGCCTTGTCCTCTGCGATGCGCTGACCTGGACGCAGCAGACTTTCAAGCCCGCGCGGATCATCGATCTTGCCACGCTGACCGGCGCGATCCTGATCTCGCTGGGCCACGAACACGCGGGCATGTTCACCAACGACGATACGCTGGCAGGCGACATCGACGATGCGGGCAAGCGGACCGGCGACACCGTCTGGCGTTTCCCGCTGGGCGCGGCCTATGACAAGATGCTCGACAGCCCGATCGCGGACATGAAGAACATCGGCGGACGTCTGGCCGGATCGATCACCGCGGCGCAGTTCCTGAAGCGGTTTATCGAGACCGACACGCCTTGGGCGCACCTCGACATCGCGGGCACGGTCTGGACCGACAAGCCGGGTGCGACGTGGGAGAAGGGCGCATCGGGCTTCGGCGTACGTCTTCTCGACGATCTGGTGCGGACCACGATCCAGAGCTGA
- a CDS encoding peptidylprolyl isomerase: MKSNWWTIAGRAALAVGAGAMLTAPLAAQTAAPTPAAQAANAEDPGNTDALNLPANPAVYGAPAPTAFRGATAIVNGTIITGTDIDQRLALVLAANRNEIAGEDLERLRAQVLNNLIDETLQIQEAVASEVAVTDAEVDATYNRVSQQNFGMTPAKLNEYLYSIKSSPNSMKQQIRGELSWQRILRRNIAPFINVSEEEVQERLDRLKADRGTEEYRLGEIFLSATAETKPQARQQAEQIMQQLRQGGSFVAYARQFSQASTAAVGGDLGWVRLAQLPPELAEAATSMQAGQLVGPVELRGGYSLLYLIDTRKVLMADPREAVLSLKQISISFPEGTTPEQASARAQKFAADVQTIAGCGAAETGAAAIGAEVVSNDNVRIKDLPAQLQDTLLALPQGGITQPFGSAAEGVRVLMLCGRTDPAMAGGPTFDELMAQVEDERVGKRAQIYLRDLRRDAVIEYN; encoded by the coding sequence ATGAAGAGCAACTGGTGGACCATCGCGGGCCGCGCTGCGCTGGCCGTTGGCGCGGGCGCTATGCTGACCGCGCCGCTGGCCGCCCAGACGGCTGCGCCGACCCCGGCTGCACAGGCCGCGAACGCGGAAGATCCGGGTAACACGGATGCGCTGAACCTGCCCGCCAACCCGGCGGTGTATGGCGCGCCTGCGCCAACCGCGTTTCGCGGGGCAACCGCCATCGTCAACGGCACGATCATCACCGGCACCGACATCGATCAACGCCTCGCGCTCGTCCTTGCGGCCAATCGGAACGAGATCGCGGGCGAAGACCTTGAACGCCTGCGCGCGCAGGTGCTGAACAACCTGATCGACGAGACACTGCAGATTCAGGAGGCGGTGGCATCCGAAGTCGCGGTGACCGATGCGGAGGTCGATGCGACCTACAACCGCGTGTCGCAGCAGAATTTCGGGATGACCCCGGCGAAGCTCAACGAGTATCTCTATTCGATCAAGTCCTCGCCCAATTCGATGAAGCAGCAGATTCGCGGCGAGCTTTCGTGGCAGCGCATCCTGCGCCGCAATATCGCGCCCTTCATCAACGTGTCGGAAGAAGAGGTTCAGGAAAGGCTGGACCGCCTGAAGGCCGATCGCGGGACCGAGGAATACCGGCTGGGCGAAATCTTCCTGTCGGCCACGGCGGAAACCAAGCCACAGGCGCGGCAGCAGGCCGAGCAGATCATGCAACAATTGCGGCAGGGCGGCAGCTTCGTCGCCTATGCGCGGCAGTTCAGTCAGGCCTCGACCGCGGCGGTCGGAGGCGATCTGGGCTGGGTACGCCTTGCCCAGCTTCCGCCCGAACTTGCCGAAGCGGCTACTTCGATGCAGGCCGGCCAGCTGGTCGGCCCGGTCGAACTACGCGGCGGTTATTCGCTGCTTTATCTGATCGACACGCGCAAGGTGCTGATGGCCGACCCGCGTGAAGCGGTGCTTAGCCTGAAGCAGATTTCGATCAGCTTCCCCGAAGGCACGACCCCGGAACAGGCATCGGCGCGCGCGCAGAAGTTCGCCGCCGACGTGCAGACCATCGCCGGATGCGGCGCGGCGGAAACCGGCGCGGCGGCCATCGGGGCCGAAGTGGTCAGCAACGACAACGTCCGCATCAAGGACCTGCCCGCGCAATTGCAGGATACGCTCCTCGCGCTGCCGCAAGGCGGGATCACGCAGCCGTTCGGATCGGCGGCAGAGGGCGTTCGCGTCCTGATGCTTTGCGGCCGAACAGACCCTGCGATGGCCGGCGGCCCGACGTTCGACGAACTGATGGCTCAGGTTGAGGACGAACGCGTCGGCAAGCGCGCCCAGATCTATCTGCGCGACCTGCGCCGCGACGCGGTGATCGAGTACAACTGA
- a CDS encoding MliC family protein, translated as MTMRYWAIAVLAGALAGCSAGAGDDPAMQESEAAESAAPADDEATVAPSFDCAQSDSKATDLVCDTPMLARMDNELQRLYALAESGTYTSEDRLQELTAMQRGWIKGRDDCWKADDLMQCVTASYAMRIHELRQGFFDSRQQDEKGISNGPLALACVGADYGVSVTFIQADPGVAFLQWLDQSVALVQVPSGSGVKYEGSNYAGAAQLFAKGDDAMFTPPGGTEMTCRVEEIG; from the coding sequence ATGACGATGCGGTATTGGGCGATTGCGGTTCTGGCCGGTGCACTGGCGGGATGTTCGGCAGGCGCGGGCGATGACCCGGCGATGCAGGAAAGCGAAGCGGCGGAAAGCGCGGCGCCCGCCGACGATGAGGCTACCGTCGCACCCAGCTTCGATTGCGCGCAATCCGACAGCAAGGCGACCGACCTCGTCTGCGATACGCCGATGCTGGCGCGCATGGATAACGAGTTGCAGCGGCTCTATGCCCTGGCCGAGAGCGGCACCTACACGTCCGAGGATCGCTTGCAGGAACTGACCGCGATGCAGCGCGGCTGGATCAAGGGCCGCGACGATTGCTGGAAGGCAGACGACCTGATGCAATGCGTGACGGCCAGCTATGCGATGCGTATCCATGAACTGCGCCAGGGGTTCTTCGACAGCCGCCAGCAGGACGAGAAGGGCATTTCCAACGGCCCGCTGGCGCTGGCCTGCGTTGGCGCGGATTATGGCGTGTCGGTCACGTTCATTCAGGCCGACCCCGGCGTGGCGTTCCTGCAATGGCTGGACCAGTCGGTCGCGCTGGTCCAAGTGCCCAGTGGGTCGGGCGTGAAGTACGAAGGCAGCAATTATGCCGGGGCAGCCCAGTTGTTTGCCAAGGGCGACGACGCCATGTTTACCCCGCCCGGCGGCACGGAAATGACCTGCCGGGTCGAGGAAATCGGATAG
- the pdxA gene encoding 4-hydroxythreonine-4-phosphate dehydrogenase PdxA — MGTPPLPLVAAIGDPAGVGPELFLKAWVARREKGLAPFALIGSLSLMQAVTDRCGGAVRAVDTPAAVADVFGEALPVIDLGPMADTPGKPSQEGARLALHALETAAGLTIDGKASALVTGPIAKAALQDIGFPHPGQTEFCAAACGVAADDAVMMLAGPSLRVVPITVHVPLADVPSLLSIDLIVRRVRIAAAALQRDFGLAAPRIAIAGLNPHAGEQGRLGDEDIAIIAPAVEALRAKGLDTTGPTPGDAMFHAEARATYDLAVCMYHDQALIPLKALDFDRGVNVTLGLPIIRTSPDHGTAFALAGTGRASAGPTIAALRMAADCAGRRAT, encoded by the coding sequence ATGGGCACGCCGCCTCTCCCGCTGGTCGCCGCGATCGGCGACCCGGCGGGCGTTGGGCCGGAACTGTTCCTGAAGGCATGGGTCGCACGGCGTGAGAAAGGCCTTGCGCCATTTGCGCTGATCGGATCGCTGTCGCTGATGCAAGCGGTGACGGATCGCTGCGGCGGCGCGGTTCGCGCGGTCGATACGCCTGCCGCTGTGGCGGACGTTTTTGGCGAGGCGTTGCCGGTGATCGACCTTGGTCCGATGGCCGATACACCGGGCAAGCCATCGCAAGAGGGCGCACGGCTGGCGCTGCACGCGCTGGAGACCGCGGCGGGCCTGACTATCGACGGCAAGGCATCCGCACTGGTCACCGGCCCCATCGCCAAGGCTGCGTTGCAGGACATCGGATTCCCCCACCCCGGCCAGACCGAGTTCTGCGCGGCCGCCTGCGGCGTGGCGGCGGACGATGCGGTGATGATGCTGGCGGGGCCGTCATTGCGGGTCGTGCCGATAACGGTGCACGTGCCGCTGGCCGATGTGCCATCGCTGCTTTCCATCGACCTGATCGTGCGGCGCGTGCGGATCGCGGCGGCGGCCTTGCAGCGCGACTTCGGCCTTGCCGCACCGCGCATCGCCATCGCGGGTCTGAACCCCCACGCGGGCGAACAGGGACGGCTGGGCGACGAGGATATCGCGATCATCGCCCCGGCGGTCGAGGCTTTGCGGGCCAAGGGGCTGGACACCACTGGGCCTACGCCGGGCGACGCGATGTTCCATGCGGAGGCGCGCGCGACCTATGACCTTGCCGTCTGCATGTACCACGATCAGGCGCTGATCCCGTTGAAGGCGCTCGATTTCGACCGAGGGGTCAACGTCACGCTGGGCCTGCCGATCATCCGCACCTCGCCCGATCACGGCACCGCCTTCGCTCTTGCCGGAACCGGGCGGGCCAGCGCGGGGCCGACCATCGCCGCGCTGCGCATGGCCGCCGATTGCGCGGGCCGCCGCGCCACATGA
- the rsmA gene encoding 16S rRNA (adenine(1518)-N(6)/adenine(1519)-N(6))-dimethyltransferase RsmA: MIKPLTPLPPIREVIARHGLSASKALGQNFLLDEQLLDRIAAVPGDLKGRDVLEVGPGPGGLTRALLRAGAKVTAIEMDPRCLPALAELDAAFPNQLRVIQGNAMAIDPARLFFGPYSVVANLPYNVGTALFTGWLGGEAWPPQWQSLTLMFQQEVAQRIVAEPGTGAYGRLAILAQWRARAKLAMKVHRSAFTPPPKVMSAIVHVTPVPAPPGISARMLERVTEAAFGQRRKMLRQSMKGLPGALDALATLGIDETRRAETLSVYEFTAIARLLTPQG; the protein is encoded by the coding sequence ATGATCAAGCCGCTGACGCCCCTGCCCCCGATCCGCGAGGTTATCGCGCGCCATGGCCTGTCGGCCAGCAAGGCGCTGGGCCAGAACTTCCTGCTGGACGAACAGTTGCTGGACCGCATCGCCGCCGTGCCGGGCGACCTGAAGGGGCGCGATGTGCTGGAAGTCGGCCCGGGTCCCGGTGGCCTGACCCGCGCCCTGCTGCGCGCCGGTGCCAAGGTCACCGCCATAGAGATGGACCCGCGCTGCCTGCCCGCGCTGGCCGAACTGGATGCGGCGTTTCCCAATCAGTTGCGCGTTATTCAGGGCAACGCGATGGCCATCGATCCGGCGCGGCTGTTCTTCGGCCCCTATTCGGTCGTCGCCAACCTGCCCTATAATGTCGGCACCGCGCTGTTTACCGGCTGGCTGGGCGGAGAGGCATGGCCCCCGCAATGGCAATCGCTGACCCTGATGTTCCAGCAGGAAGTGGCCCAGCGCATCGTCGCCGAACCCGGCACCGGTGCCTATGGCCGCCTTGCCATTCTTGCCCAGTGGCGCGCGCGGGCAAAGCTGGCGATGAAAGTACATCGCAGCGCCTTTACCCCCCCGCCCAAGGTGATGAGCGCCATCGTCCATGTCACCCCCGTGCCCGCCCCGCCGGGCATATCGGCCCGAATGCTGGAACGCGTTACAGAGGCGGCTTTCGGCCAGCGCCGCAAGATGCTGCGCCAGAGCATGAAAGGGCTTCCCGGCGCGCTGGATGCGCTGGCCACGCTGGGCATCGACGAGACGCGACGGGCCGAAACCCTGTCGGTTTACGAATTTACCGCGATCGCCCGCTTGCTGACCCCGCAGGGCTGA
- the ndk gene encoding nucleoside-diphosphate kinase, with amino-acid sequence MAVTRTFSIIKPDATRRNLTGAVTKMLEEAGLRVVASKRIHMTREQAEGFYAVHSERPFFGELCDFMMSEPVVVQVLEGEDAVTRNRDIMGATNPADAAPGTIRKEHALSIGENTVHGSDSEENAKIEIDFFFKPEEIVG; translated from the coding sequence ATGGCGGTTACCCGCACCTTTTCGATCATCAAGCCCGACGCCACCCGTCGCAACCTGACCGGCGCCGTCACCAAGATGCTGGAAGAAGCCGGCCTGCGCGTCGTCGCCAGCAAGCGCATCCACATGACCCGCGAACAGGCCGAAGGCTTTTACGCGGTGCACTCCGAACGCCCGTTCTTCGGCGAACTGTGCGATTTCATGATGAGCGAGCCGGTCGTCGTGCAGGTTCTGGAAGGCGAAGACGCCGTCACCCGCAACCGCGACATCATGGGCGCGACCAACCCGGCCGATGCCGCACCGGGCACGATCCGCAAGGAACACGCGCTTTCGATCGGTGAGAACACCGTCCACGGTTCGGACAGCGAAGAGAACGCCAAGATCGAGATCGACTTCTTCTTCAAGCCCGAAGAAATCGTCGGCTGA
- the purN gene encoding phosphoribosylglycinamide formyltransferase, whose product MPERAKVAVLISGTGSNMAALLYASRREDCPYEIVLVGSNDPAAKGLKLAEAEGVATFALPHKGMKRAEHDAAMEAAVLKAGADYIALAGYMRILSPEFVSRWEGHMLNIHPSLLPKYKGLDTHARAMEAGDSHAGCSVHLVTAELDDGPVLGQTPVAILPGDTPETLAGRVLYAEHQLYSRTLEDLVSRPFSADWLLEKVGALALSLPEAEARESHGSPGWRTGGKNGKFFAYFSNRHHGEPHIAVLVKTDGPDELAALIERDPDIWFRPAYYGASGWAGLILNRPGVDWDHVRQWLERSWRTVAPKRLTALMNAADEF is encoded by the coding sequence ATGCCAGAACGCGCCAAGGTAGCCGTCCTGATCAGTGGTACCGGATCGAACATGGCCGCGCTGCTCTATGCCAGCCGCCGTGAGGATTGCCCGTACGAAATCGTGCTGGTGGGATCGAACGATCCGGCGGCGAAGGGGCTTAAGCTTGCCGAGGCGGAGGGCGTCGCGACCTTCGCCCTGCCGCACAAGGGCATGAAGCGCGCCGAACACGATGCGGCGATGGAAGCGGCGGTGCTGAAGGCCGGTGCAGACTATATCGCGCTAGCCGGATACATGCGCATCCTCAGCCCCGAATTCGTCTCGCGGTGGGAGGGGCATATGCTCAACATCCATCCCTCGCTGCTACCCAAGTACAAGGGGCTGGACACCCACGCCCGCGCGATGGAGGCGGGGGACAGCCACGCGGGCTGTTCGGTGCATCTCGTGACGGCTGAGTTGGACGACGGGCCGGTCCTGGGCCAAACGCCGGTGGCGATCCTGCCCGGCGATACGCCTGAAACCTTGGCGGGCCGGGTGCTCTATGCAGAGCATCAGCTCTATTCGCGGACGCTGGAGGACCTTGTCTCCCGCCCGTTCAGCGCCGACTGGCTGCTGGAAAAGGTCGGCGCGCTGGCGCTATCCTTGCCCGAGGCGGAAGCGCGCGAAAGCCACGGCAGCCCCGGCTGGCGCACCGGCGGCAAAAACGGGAAGTTCTTCGCCTATTTCTCCAACCGGCATCACGGCGAACCGCATATCGCGGTGCTGGTGAAGACAGACGGGCCGGACGAGCTGGCCGCGCTGATCGAACGCGATCCCGACATCTGGTTCCGCCCTGCCTATTATGGCGCAAGCGGCTGGGCCGGGCTGATCCTGAACCGTCCGGGTGTGGATTGGGACCATGTGCGCCAGTGGTTGGAACGCAGCTGGCGCACGGTCGCGCCGAAACGGCTGACCGCGCTGATGAATGCGGCGGACGAGTTTTAA
- a CDS encoding DNA polymerase III subunit chi, whose product MRVDFYHLTDDPVPAALARIAAKALGTGGRMMVVSDDAQQRGALSDALWAAVGFLANGAVDEHGAAAQPVLIGESAAPAANDAAFVALADGRWRDEALEYSRTFYFFDAATIDGARAAWRALGERDGVARHYWKQVGGRWVEGP is encoded by the coding sequence ATGCGTGTCGATTTCTATCACCTGACCGATGATCCGGTGCCGGCGGCGCTGGCCCGCATCGCGGCAAAGGCGCTGGGTACCGGCGGCCGGATGATGGTGGTCAGCGACGATGCGCAGCAGAGAGGTGCGCTGTCCGATGCCCTTTGGGCGGCGGTCGGATTCCTCGCCAATGGCGCGGTGGACGAACATGGCGCGGCGGCGCAGCCGGTGCTGATCGGCGAAAGCGCCGCGCCTGCCGCCAACGATGCGGCCTTCGTCGCGCTGGCCGATGGGCGCTGGCGGGACGAGGCGCTGGAGTATAGCCGCACCTTCTACTTCTTCGACGCGGCCACGATCGACGGCGCGCGGGCCGCGTGGCGCGCGCTTGGGGAACGCGACGGGGTGGCGCGGCATTACTGGAAACAGGTCGGCGGCCGCTGGGTCGAAGGGCCGTAA
- a CDS encoding LPS-assembly protein LptD has protein sequence MVSRVTALRHSRAVFLCTAATFAIALTAPARAQDSALENRGGGDTFVNGNTGTVRGEDYFWTGGKNPEPEPKTEFRIPAAEDPDSIAFEADDIGFDTDTDIVTASGDVVLRRADQQLVADQIRWDRNTGEIVASGNIALTDVDGNTLYTDRIELTDELRAGAMENMLLVMGEGARMAARTGTRAEDGTIALTDVAYSPCPVETPDGCPRDPTWRITANSVRYNPDTQKINFKGARLELFGLPLIPLFGLSVRADDKPQSGFTTPNLRFSNSNGVELLGEYYWRLAENRELTLGANLYSKVAPMVSARYAALTEDGAYQVTGYATNSSRIPTSGETVSDDSQRDLRGYLNTNGRFQLDPYWSITGSIRVTTDRTFLRRYDISRSDRLRSLISAERIDDNSYLAITGWATQTLVAGEDQGLVPYALPLVDYRRRIGDPLLGGKITLQANSLFLERSDGQDTRRAFAGATWSRRELTGMGQEITFTGLVRGDVYHSDNNELTTVDFYRGESGWQTRGVATGAIDVKWPLVGGFLGGTQVLTPRVQIVATPQIDNLAIPNEDARAVDLEDSNLFALNRFPGYDRVEDGARITYGYDWRWDAPGWRLTSTLGQSYRLSSQSDILPDGTGLTSRTSDIVGRNTVRFRDFLSFTHRFRIDKDELVFRRNEFDVALGTRKTYVEAGYLKLDRNIPDRLEDLRDREELRLAGRVAFANYWSIFGSTVINLTDESEDPSLTSDGFDTLRTRLGLSYDDDCLSASIVWRRDTIGTGDAKEGNTFLLKFRLRNLGF, from the coding sequence ATGGTTTCCCGCGTAACCGCATTGCGGCATTCACGCGCGGTTTTCCTGTGTACGGCGGCCACGTTCGCCATCGCGCTGACTGCCCCCGCCCGGGCGCAGGACAGCGCGCTGGAGAATCGCGGCGGCGGCGATACTTTCGTCAACGGCAACACCGGCACCGTTCGCGGCGAGGATTACTTCTGGACCGGCGGCAAGAATCCGGAGCCTGAGCCGAAAACCGAATTCCGCATCCCCGCCGCCGAAGATCCCGATTCGATCGCGTTCGAGGCGGACGACATCGGCTTCGATACCGATACCGACATCGTGACAGCATCGGGCGACGTCGTGCTGCGCCGTGCCGACCAGCAATTGGTCGCCGACCAGATCCGCTGGGACCGCAACACCGGCGAAATCGTCGCCAGCGGAAACATCGCGTTGACCGATGTGGACGGCAACACGCTCTATACCGACCGGATCGAATTGACCGACGAATTGCGCGCGGGCGCGATGGAAAACATGCTGCTGGTCATGGGCGAAGGCGCGCGCATGGCCGCGCGTACGGGCACGCGGGCAGAGGATGGCACCATCGCGCTGACCGACGTGGCCTATAGCCCGTGCCCGGTCGAAACGCCCGACGGTTGCCCGCGCGATCCCACGTGGCGGATCACCGCGAACAGCGTGCGGTACAATCCCGATACGCAAAAGATCAATTTCAAGGGCGCGCGGCTGGAACTGTTCGGTCTGCCGCTGATCCCGCTGTTCGGGTTGAGCGTGCGGGCGGACGACAAGCCGCAGTCGGGGTTCACCACGCCGAACCTGCGCTTTTCAAACTCCAACGGCGTCGAATTGCTGGGCGAATATTACTGGCGTCTGGCGGAAAACCGCGAACTGACGCTGGGCGCCAATCTCTATTCCAAAGTCGCGCCGATGGTATCGGCCCGCTATGCCGCGCTGACGGAAGACGGGGCCTATCAGGTCACCGGCTATGCCACGAACAGCTCGCGCATTCCGACATCGGGAGAGACGGTCAGCGACGATTCGCAGCGCGACCTGCGCGGCTATCTCAATACCAACGGCCGGTTTCAGCTCGATCCTTACTGGTCGATCACCGGATCGATCCGCGTTACCACCGACCGCACGTTCCTGCGCCGCTACGACATCAGCCGCAGCGACCGTCTGCGTTCGCTAATCTCGGCGGAACGGATCGACGACAACAGTTATCTGGCCATCACGGGCTGGGCCACGCAGACGCTGGTCGCGGGTGAGGATCAAGGGCTGGTCCCCTATGCCCTGCCGCTGGTCGACTATCGCCGCCGGATCGGCGATCCGCTGCTGGGCGGCAAGATCACGCTTCAGGCGAACAGCCTGTTCCTCGAACGCAGCGACGGGCAGGACACCCGCCGCGCCTTTGCCGGCGCGACGTGGAGCCGCCGCGAACTGACCGGCATGGGGCAGGAAATCACCTTTACCGGGTTGGTGCGCGGCGACGTCTATCATTCTGACAACAACGAGCTGACGACCGTCGATTTCTATCGCGGCGAAAGCGGGTGGCAAACGCGCGGCGTGGCGACTGGTGCGATCGACGTGAAATGGCCGCTGGTCGGCGGCTTCCTCGGCGGCACGCAAGTGCTGACTCCGCGGGTGCAGATCGTGGCGACGCCGCAGATCGACAACCTGGCAATCCCCAATGAAGACGCCCGCGCAGTCGATCTGGAGGATTCGAACCTCTTCGCGCTGAACCGCTTTCCCGGGTACGACCGGGTAGAGGACGGCGCGCGCATCACCTACGGCTATGACTGGCGCTGGGATGCGCCGGGCTGGCGGCTGACATCGACACTGGGGCAAAGCTATCGCCTGTCTAGCCAGAGCGACATCCTGCCCGATGGCACCGGGCTTACCTCGCGCACGTCGGACATCGTCGGGCGCAACACGGTGCGCTTCCGCGATTTCCTGTCCTTCACGCACCGCTTCCGCATCGACAAGGACGAGCTGGTCTTCCGCCGCAACGAGTTTGACGTAGCCCTGGGTACGCGCAAGACTTATGTCGAGGCAGGCTACCTGAAGCTGGACCGCAACATCCCCGACAGGCTGGAGGATTTGCGCGACCGCGAGGAACTGCGCCTTGCGGGCCGGGTCGCCTTTGCCAACTACTGGTCCATCTTCGGATCGACGGTGATCAACCTGACGGATGAGAGCGAGGACCCGTCACTGACATCGGACGGGTTCGATACGCTGCGCACGCGGCTGGGCCTGTCGTACGACGACGATTGCCTCTCCGCCTCCATCGTATGGCGGCGCGACACCATCGGCACGGGCGATGCGAAAGAGGGCAATACCTTCTTGTTGAAGTTCCGCCTGCGCAATCTGGGCTTCTGA